The following coding sequences are from one Trypanosoma brucei gambiense DAL972 chromosome 2, complete sequence window:
- a CDS encoding T. brucei spp.-specific protein: MTMKPEMDELVPVPDSLMHCFQLESYLRNMRSHISRRLNELQQSVNIVWDEVRRNATPCSDGHQLRSATSQPRNFPSRTQHDVEQTTPTPVLNRTSSALTSSACSLPQTDNRMLPTEQFSWDTSGTNVMSTFGREYGDDARDESALDSQTSVSERPGTKASTIAASEGSMDTAQVVDEMIKNAVDMLQNTSDMLRNNEEILKKAGEMPKSTEETLKMNEEVLKKDEEVLKQNVDVLTSYEETPRDKEEILKSGVEMLKCNVDMLKSNLSMLRHNADMLTNVEETLRGRDEVPNDDKKEEEESLVVEETPKQQKDDGDDVPKIHEERLTPEVGMIKYFHQDTDARRSSDGSLRSSEGIGKGRRAIKKDRSVVVGKRLCKGLKDLPVRIGAAHKQTVEFPQKDGSSLDMEGEGSGKVEEVPKETEEDEDEYEDDKEPKEVAFKETVDVLKVSEDVPEDKDDVKPATVEADITGEGAEETKQSEDIPKGNAREDSEEDKKTYPLREEVLEDAGNKGITVNDAVGGSKSLLEIDEERFRRNEEMHQKNEKLHQKNEEMQQKNEEMQRKNEDMLRRNEEILQRNEEMLRRNEELLKKKMRALKNREMRKATEIQKVIKAPRGDYKTTRLRQSPHPPRATSRLSSTGEIEGRVGREDPTMIFPSPPRARSVETAAILVDMRKMLREEIAVSLDEACSTITTKAREAAASVRQEILTELRDGCGEVSTPTYSVVRPGSTPKFAADEGERQQAFATESETMQQEFHSTQETALEKKLMEHIYDLQERLALYEAERTEFRNIIRVLVQAHTKNSGSPNAALDCTAASSGPEPPSFVTEVAAVDPRKLYKLKNEPISLSSQIPTLHHPLRCDRVSTGTETTLGSRLMRQKLQADTHDQQPWSQRGLGLSRAETGRGIQNNLRQGPSRVQGGLPKLKNNVVETETVRYNTSLDYTPSRYNRRQVESFPPLPYERTRPSGTHTGS, encoded by the coding sequence ATGACAATGAAACCCGAAATGGATGAACTTGTTCCCGTTCCGGACTCGCTCATGCATTGCTTTCAGTTGGAGTCTTATTTACGTAACATGAGGAGTCATATTAGCCGCCGCCTCAATGAATTGCAGCAAAGTGTGAACATTGTGTGGGACGAGGTGAGAAGGAATGCAACTCCATGTTCAGATGGACATCAGCTGCGAAGCGCCACATCACAACCGCGAAATTTTCCAAGTAGAACTCAACATGATGTTGAACAGACGACACCGACACCAGTACTGAACAGAACCTCCTCCGCTCTGACAAGTAGCGCTTGTTCACTCCCTCAAACAGATAATAGAATGTTGCCAACGGAACAATTCTCATGGGATACAAGCGGTACAAATGTTATGTCTACTTTTGGACGCGAATACGGCGATGATGCGCGGGATGAAAGTGCATTAGATTCGCAAACTTCAGTGAGTGAGCGACCAGGGACTAAAGCCAGTACTATAGCAGCCTCTGAGGGTAGCATGGATACAGCACAAGTTGTCGATGAAATGATTAAAAACGCCGTTGACATGCTACAGAATACTTCGGACATGCTCAGAAACAACGAGGAGATTCTCAAAAAAGCTGGAGAGATGCCAAAAAGCACTGAGGAGACACTAAAGATGAACGAAGAAGTGCTGAAGAAAGATGAAGAGGTGCTGAAGCAAAATGTGGATGTGCTCACCTCGTACGAAGAGACACCGAGGGATAAGGAGGAAATACTGAAAAGCGGTGTAGAGATGCTGAAGTGTAATGTGGATATGCTAAAAAGTAACCTGAGCATGCTTCGGCATAATGCGGATATGTTAACCAACGTGGAAGAAACTCTCAGAGGAAGAGATGAGGTCCCAAATGACgacaagaaggaagaggaagaaagtttAGTTGTTGAAGAAACCCCGAAGCAGCAGAAGGATGACGGCGACGACGTTCCAAAAATCCATGAGGAAAGGCTGACACCCGAAGTAGGTATGATCAAATATTTTCATCAAGATACGGATGCGCGTAGAAGTAGTGATGGCTCCCTTAGAAGCAGCGAGGGTattggaaaaggaagaagggcaATAAAGAAAGATAGAAGTGTAGTGGTGGGAAAGCGACTCTGCAAGGGGCTGAAGGATCTACCGGTGAGAATTGGGGCAGCACACAAGCAAACTGTGGAGTTTCCACAGAAGGATGGAAGTTCATTAGATATGGAAGGGGAGGGGTCCGGAAAAGTCGAGGAGGTGCCGAAGGAAACagaagaagatgaagatgaataTGAAGATGACAAAGAGCCAAAAGAGGTTGCCTTCAAGGAAACTGTTGATGTCCTAAAGGTCAGTGAGGACGTACCGGAAGATAAAGATGATGTGAAGCCAGCGACAGTTGAAGCAGACATAACTGGAGAAGGTGCTGAGGAGACGAAACAAAGTGAAGACATCCCCAAGGGAAATGCACGAGAGGACTCGGaagaggacaaaaaaactTATCCATTACGTGAGGAAGTCCTGGAGGATGCCGGAAATAAGGGGATCACAGTCAATGACGCTGTCGGTGGGAGCAAAAGTTTGCTTGAGATCGACGAGGAGAGGTTCAGGAGAAACGAGGAAATGCACCAAAAGAACGAGAAATTGCACCAGAAGAACGAGGAAATGCAACAGAAAAATGAGGAGATGCAGCGGAAGAATGAGGATATGCTGAGGCGGAACGAAGAAATCCTTCagcgaaatgaagaaatgcTGCGCAGAAATGAGGAACTactcaagaagaaaatgagagCATTAAAAAATCGTGAGATGAGGAAAGCAACGGAGATTCAAAAGGTCATTAAGGCCCCGCGAGGCGACTACAAAACCACACGACTTCGGCAGTCACCGCATCCGCCGCGGGCCACCAGCCGTCTGTCATCTACCGGGGAAATTGAAGGAAGGGTAGGACGCGAGGATCCCACTATGATTTTTCCCTCACCTCCCCGGGCCCGGAGTGTAGAAACCGCAGCAATTCTCGTGGACATGCGCAAGATGCTTCGCGAGGAAATCGCGGTTAGTTTGGATGAAGCGTGTTCAACCATAACAACAAAGGCTAGAGAAGCAGCAGCCTCCGTAAGGCAAGAAATCCTTACGGAATTACGTGACGGTTGCGGTGAGGTGTCGACACCCACGTATTCGGTGGTACGTCCGGGAAGCACACCGAAATTCGCAGCGGATGAGGGGGAAAGGCAGCAGGCCTTCGCTACGGAGTCTGAGACAATGCAACAGGAATTCCACAGCACGCAGGAGACGGCATTGGAGAAAAAACTGATGGAGCATATCTACGATTTACAGGAGAGGTTGGCATTGTACGAGGCGGAGCGCACGGAGTTTCGTAACATTATCCGCGTTCTCGTCCAAGCGCATACGAAGAACAGCGGCTCTCCAAATGCAGCACTGGATTGTACCGCGGCTTCGAGTGGACCGGAGCCACCGTCATTTGTCACGGAGGTGGCGGCTGTAGATCCACGGAAGTTGTACAAATTAAAGAATGAACCGATTTCCCTAAGTTCTCAAATACCGACGCTGCACCATCCTTTACGGTGTGACAGAGTTTCGACAGGGACCGAAACAACGTTGGGGTCGCGGCTGATGCGTCAGAAACTACAGGCAGACACGCACGATCAACAACCCTGGTCTCAGCGTGGTCTCGGGTTAAGTCGCGCAGAAACGGGAAGAGGAATCCAAAACAATCTCAGGCAAGGGCCCAGTAGAGTACAAGGTGGCTTACCAAAACTTAAAAATAATGTAGTGGAGACTGAAACGGTTCGTTATAATACTTCATTGGATTACACACCTAGCAGATATAACCGGCGTCAGGTGGAGTCCTTTCCACCACTCCCCTACGAAAGAACTCGGCCGAGTGGTACACACACGGGGagctga
- a CDS encoding NIMA/Nek Serine/threonine-protein kinase family,putative, whose product MADLLELRGENRIWKLKRQRILGKGSFGCATLYEQADETAQGGGDRFVVVKDVDMQTMKKDEEMKALDMEVSILRRSMGHPNIVQFLDRYHDGKFMVYIIMEFCNGGDLGQRIEQLQYRHKKEEESFVASLMIQMLVGLNFLHVDQRTLHRDIKPQNIFIFEDGTVRIGDFGVSVVLDQLGGVAKMACGSPLYMAPELCEERAYDGKADIWSLGVTLYELMMLKRPFNSTSAPTLMRMISRGEYQLITPEDGYSSPLIDLVHSFLQKSAVTRPTLRRALRSSYVQNNLSTVPLSCLESKYYKQIFGEEIVQKAISAKKRSMGASTSGSGGDGCSSGSTNNNYNNNNNNNNNTNAKTSVATSELDSWLEQSKGVTDALAEQKMSPQRPKSALARRPLLQPSSVSTRSEKTPSIPPICENSERPQSRMSFHKPSGRVSGGDEYEDDFESSGSSN is encoded by the coding sequence ATGGCTGATCTCCTTGAGCTTCGTGGCGAAAACAGAATATGGAAACTTAAGCGTCAGCGCATACTCGGGAAGGGAAGCTTCGGTTGCGCAACGCTTTACGAGCAGGCGGACGAAACGGCGCAGGGAGGTGGTgatcgttttgttgttgtgaaggATGTGGATATgcaaacaatgaaaaaagatgaagagaTGAAGGCATTGGATATGGAGGTGAGTATACTTCGCCGCTCTATGGGACACCCCAACATTGTGCAATTCCTCGACCGCTACCACGACGGTAAGTTCATGGTGTACATCATCATGGAATTTTGCAACGGTGGTGATTTGGGGCAGCGTATTGAACAGCTCCAGTACCGTcacaagaaggaagaagagagttTTGTAGCCTCACTTATGATTCAGATGTTGGTTGGATTGAATTTCCTGCATGTTGACCAGCGCACCCTCCACAGGGACATTAAGCCACAGAACATCTTCATTTTCGAAGACGGAACCGTTCGTATAGGAGATTTTGGCGTGTCGGTAGTGCTCGATCAGCTTGGCGGGGTGGCGAAGATGGCGTGTGGCTCGCCGCTTTACATGGCGCCTGAACTTTGTGAGGAGCGGGCATATGATGGAAAGGCTGATATATGGAGTCTCGGCGTCACCTTGTATGAACTCATGATGCTGAAACGCCCCTTCAACTCCACATCAGCACCAACACTCATGCGGATGATCTCGCGCGGAGAGTATCAACTCATCACACCGGAAGATGGTTACTCCTCGCCTCTCATTGATTTGGTTCATTCATTTTTACAGAAATCTGCGGTAACACGACCAACACTTAGGCGCGCACTGCGTAGTTCCTACGTCCAGAACAATCTTTCCACTGTTCCACTCAGTTGTCTGGAGTCCAAATATTATAAACAGATATTTGGTGAGGAAATAGTGCAGAAGGCCATCAGCGCCAAGAAAAGGTCCATGGGTGCATCCACCAGTGGGAGTGGTGGTGACGGTTGTAGCAGCGGTAGTaccaataataattataacaataataataataataataataacactaATGCAAAAACTAGCGTCGCGACCTCCGAATTGGATTCTTGGTTGGAGCAGAGCAAAGGTGTGACGGATGCGTTGGCTGAACAAAAAATGTCACCGCAACGGCCCAAAAGTGCGCTGGCGCGGCGACCGCTTCTTCAGCCGAGCAGTGTTTCAACCCGATCAGAGAAGACGCCGAGCATCCCACCAATTTGTGAGAATTCGGAACGGCCGCAAAGCCGAATGTCATTTCACAAACCGTCGGGTCGCGTGAGCGGCGGTGATGAGTATGAAGATGACTTtgaaagcagcggcagcagtaATTAA
- a CDS encoding small GTP-binding protein RAB6, putative, with protein sequence METNSAPVASTKKGGDGVTAETAPVVKHKIVLLGDQAVGKTSLITRFMYDTFDQQYQATIGIDFFSKTLHINNRATRLHVWDTAGQERFRSLIPSYIRNSAATVVVYDITSRSSFLSTFKWIDEVRAARGDDVIIALVGNKCDVQEKREVSADEAQKRADENRLIFVEVSAKTGTNVKSLFRKVAEAIPVVEICEKGTVPLGKRRDPFLLTPSQQQKDGEGAGWREGGCC encoded by the coding sequence ATGGAAACAAACTCAGCGCCAGTTGCAtccacaaaaaagggaggggacgGCGTCACTGCTGAAACCGCACCGGTGGTTAAACATAAAATTGTTCTTCTCGGCGATCAGGCTGTGGGGAAGACGAGCCTCATTACACGCTTTATGTATGATACATTTGACCAACAGTATCAGGCAACCATTGGTATTGATTTCTTTTCCAAAACGTTGCATATAAATAACCGGGCGACACGACTGCATGTGTGGGATACGGCTGGACAGGAGCGGTTTCGTTCACTCATTCCAAGTTATATACGAAACAGTGCAGCCACCGTTGTGGTGTACGACATCACATCtcgttcttcttttctcagTACATTCAAATGGATAGATGAGGTCCGGGCGGCGCGAGGGGATGATGTCATAATTGCGCTTGTGGGAAACAAATGTGATGTgcaggaaaaaagggaagtaagCGCAGATGAGGCGCAGAAACGCGCGGATGAAAACCggcttatttttgttgaagTCAGTGCAAAAACTGGGACGAATGTAAAATCACTTTTTAGGAAGGTGGCGGAGGCCATTCCCGTAGTGGAAATCTGTGAGAAGGGAACGGTGCCGTTGGGTAAGCGACGAGACCCGTTTCTTCTTACGCCttcgcagcaacaaaaagacgGCGAAGGGGCCGGTTGGCGGGAAGGCGGTTGCTGCTAA
- a CDS encoding RNase PH-like protein, with the protein MATISRRDGRTAREMRGKELRTSDLSQFDGSAWYSQGLTAVTVAINGPTAARQENYRRCTTCIHVNRAARIPQEGGTGRLIMMERRERERCEDGELKQFLASLVEAIVCLDRFPRCVLEAHVTVLMDDGALFAVASNAIMCALLDAGVPCRSTIAAVSLLMCNPEASGNEGEPEIFLDPTAVEESTDEVRSYASATFVLTNTGGEAVLASRVQARPRSSAYSRPITPKDLSRMFALAAKAAETLFVFFRNCSMALE; encoded by the coding sequence ATGGCAACAATATCGAGGCGCGATGGTCGCACAGCGCGTGAAATGCGTGGAAAGGAACTCCGCACTTCTGACCTCAGTCAGTTTGACGGTTCGGCGTGGTATTCACAAGGTCTTACGGCTGTCACTGTTGCAATTAATGGACCCACGGCAGCACGGCAGGAAAATTACCGTCGTTGCACCACATGCATCCACGTCAACCGCGCTGCTCGTATTCCACAGGAAGGTGGCACGGGTCGCCTCATTATGATGGAGCGAAGGGAGCGGGAACGGTGTGAGGATGGTGAGTTAAAACAATTTCTCGCTTCCCTCGTGGAGGCCATCGTTTGTTTGGACCGCTTCCCCCGATGCGTTCTGGAGGCTCACGTTACGGTTTTGATGGACGATGGCGCGCTTTTCGCTGTGGCGTCCAATGCAATTATGTGTGCACTACTCGATGCCGGAGTGCCATGTCGTTCAACCATTGCGGCGGTTAGTCTTCTTATGTGTAATCCGGAGGCGTCAGGAAATGAAGGCGAACCGGAGATTTTTTTGGACCCGACGGCAGTTGAGGAGTCGACTGATGAGGTGCGAAGTTATGCCTCGGCAACATTTGTACTGACAAATACCGGCGGTGAGGCCGTTTTGGCAAGTAGGGTTCAGGCGCGACCGCGGTCCTCCGCATATAGTCGGCCCATCACACCAAAGGATCTGTCACGAATGTTCGCGCttgcagcaaaagcagcagaaactctttttgtcttttttagGAACTGCAGCATGGCCCTAGAATGA
- a CDS encoding histone deacetylase, putative: protein MGKETREAESVENDDKRVNKKVKKETSSSSVATRKEGGEPHHDEEMSHPNFRRCTDRLETYIHNWMGQAHGVPSVLPTALPPIDPLPTILDMMIPEVNETSITLTTMTPTLDITAIEAEGTGVAYDEVTLLHASTDPGDYERPGRLQRTLDHLEVIGLLKCCRRLHHRSARTRELRLVHSTEHIDSVDQLEVATLLRKPGESCNVGEDLYANENTSRAARAAAGCAIAAALSVVRGEVRNSFALIRPPGHHAGRDRASGFCFFNNVAVAVRAAQRELKKLQEGGNAAPSPRSSGGPCEPASTAAEPRVLVIDWDVHHCDGTENIFYEDPSVVVVSIHQHGSKRGHILRKNPTVVDNIVELDDLAALMDPIEDVKPELCGGDDSVRNKETDQEVAEGLACGTVPNERSPVKEEEPTGGECKHESPQDDEEKKESSCRRQRKPVDYNKLAEEMANQDDELARIFGVNAEELARFPESGSSGSESDSSTSSESHERAGKLSGDSEGYSYSDEDSSNEPRPFYPSTGHMDRVGGDANPEAKGKNINIPWPTHNMGDLEYLQVVLDVVLPVMREFEPEVVFVSCGFDSAARDLLGSMQVTPSGYYLLVKALAAVCPKLVVVLEGGYNLSNVARCSEAVMRALLESNGSRSKLPRSRMLWCQAEELVQQVRETHGGYWQCLNPNSFDHMCK from the coding sequence ATGGGCAAAGAAACGCGTGAAGCAGAAAGTGTGGAGAACGATGACAAGCGGGTGAACAAAAAggttaaaaaagaaacttcatcatcttccgtCGCGACCAGGAAAGAAGGTGGTGAGCCGCATCATGATGAAGAAATGTCACATCCAAATTTCCGGCGCTGCACGGACCGTCTTGAAACTTATATTCACAATTGGATGGGTCAAGCACACGGAGTGCCTTCGGTGCTGCCCACAGCACTTCCACCCATCGATCCCCTCCCAACAATCCTCGATATGATGATTCCGGAGGTAAACGAAACCTCAATTACACTGACAACTATGACCCCCACTCTGGACATCACCGCAATTGAAGCTGAAGGTACAGGTGTCGCTTATGATGAAGTTACGCTTTTACATGCCTCTACCGATCCGGGAGACTACGAACGCCCCGGAAGACTCCAACGAACATTAGATCACCTCGAGGTGATTGGGCTTCTCAAATGCTGCCGTCGTTTGCATCACCGCTCCGCTCGCACAAGGGAATTGCGCCTTGTGCACTCGACTGAGCACATTGATAGTGTAGACCAACTAGAGGTTGCTACGCTGCTACGCAAGCCTGGAGAGAGCTGCAATGTGGGCGAGGACCTCTACGCAAATGAAAATACATCTAGAGCGGCGCGTGCTGCGGCCGGTTGCGCAATAGCGGCTGCTCTGAGTGTCGTCCGCGGTGAGGTGCGCAATTCATTTGCATTGATTCGCCCACCAGGTCACCATGCGGGACGTGACAGGGCGTCAggattttgtttcttcaacaatgttgcagttgccGTGCGTGCGGCCCAGCGGGAACTAAAGAAGTTGCAAGAAGGTGGTAATGCCGCACCTTCTCCCCGTAGCTCCGGTGGCCCTTGTGAACCTGCTTCAACCGCAGCGGAGCCGCGTGTACTTGTGATTGATTGGGATGTTCATCATTGCGATGGTACCGAAAACATATTTTACGAAGATCCCTCAGTTGTAGTTGTGTCTATTCACCAACATGGTTCGAAACGGGGGCATATCTTGCGGAAGAACCCCACTGTAGTGGACAACATCGTGGAATTAGATGACTTGGCCGCGTTGATGGACCCAATTGAGGATGTGAAACCGGAGCTCTGCGGTGGTGACGACAGCGTGAGGAATAAGGAAACTGATCAGGAAGTAGCGGAAGGTTTAGCTTGTGGTACGGTGCCGAATGAAAGGTCTCCcgtgaaggaggaggaaccaACTGGCGGTGAGTGTAAACACGAGTCACCACAggatgatgaagaaaaaaaagagtcgtCGTGTAGGAGACAGCGCAAACCTGTGGACTACAACAAACTGGCGGAGGAAATGGCGAATCAGGACGACGAGTTGGCTCGAATTTTCGGCGTTAACGCAGAGGAGCTTGCGAGATTCCCCGAATCAGGTAGTAGCGGTAGTGAAAGCGACTCGTCAACATCGTCTGAGTCACATGAAAGGGCGGGAAAACTCTCTGGTGACTCAGAGGGGTATTCTTATTCTGATGAGGATTCTTCAAACGAACCGAGACCATTTTATCCTTCCACGGGGCATATGGATCGCGTTGGGGGCGATGCCAACCCAGAAGCGAAGGGAAAGAACATAAATATACCATGGCCTACCCATAACATGGGAGACTTGGAGTATCTGCAAGTTGTCCTAGACGTGGTACTACCGGTGATGCGCGAGTTTGAACCAGAGGTTGTGTTTGTGAGCTGCGGTTTCGATTCTGCTGCTAGGGATCTCCTTGGCTCCATGCAAGTAACACCTTCTGGTTATTATCTGCTTGTGAAAGCCCTCGCTGCTGTGTGCCCCAAACTTGTTGTAGTGCTTGAGGGAGGATATAACTTGTCAAATGTGGCGCGGTGCTCGGAAGCGGTAATGCGGGCCCTGCTGGAAAGCAACGGATCGCGGTCGAAGCTGCCGAGGAGTCGAATGTTGTGGTGTCAAGCTGAGGAATTGGTGCAACAAGTGCGAGAAACGCACGGTGGATATTGGCAGTGCCTCAATCCCAATTCTTTTGACCATATGTGCAAGTGA